In Excalfactoria chinensis isolate bCotChi1 chromosome 5, bCotChi1.hap2, whole genome shotgun sequence, a single genomic region encodes these proteins:
- the LOC140253017 gene encoding extracellular tyrosine-protein kinase PKDCC-like: MQAGGRRRGAALSAALLALSALALLLLLSLRAGSELPPGLLEELRQRRRDLRRLAAGGAAAEGGLRCGDVRRAAGTAPVLGSGFTKVVVRAALAGGGAVALKSVHGAGREVRQCEQRYGAPAGCRRLAAYKLLKEVTLLRLLRHPGIVQLHGQCYDSGGEPEAGVTAVLELGAPLEMIQLLQTPWEERFKICLGLVELLFYLAHSPLGSIVLLDFQPRQFVMVDGNLKVTDMDDASTEELSCEEDNDCTLDFPTRSFPLQCSSAGKCEGINEKRNLFNAYRYFFTYLLPHSAPPTLQPFLSDILNATGKLRYGINETLRAFEKVLHLYKTGLYLQKRPILLKDYIFLRGFRTEEAEAYKCWPSYSHLGCLLSVHSPEEAAAICSSQPQCQSFIITQQRTWTGRPLASFQSSPTDLIPDTTAVVYIKRSASLGRRL; encoded by the exons ATGCAGGcaggcgggcggcggcggggcgcggcgctGAGCGCGGCTTTGCTGGCGCTGTCGGCGctggcgctgctgctgctgctgtcgcTGCGGGCGGGCTCGGAGCTGCCGCCGGGTTTGCTGGAGGAGCTGCGGCAGCGGCGGCGGGACCTGCGGCGGctggcggcgggcggggcggcggcggagggagGGCTGCGCTGCGGGGACGTGCGGAGGGCGGCGGGCACCGCGCCGGTGCTGGGCTCCGGCTTCACCAAGGTGGTGGTGCGGGCGGCGCTGGCGGGTGGCGGAGCCGTGGCGCTGAAGTCGGTGCACGGGGCGGGCCGGGAGGTGCGACAGTGCGAGCAGCGGTACGGGGCGCCCGCCGGATGCCGTCGTCTGGCCGCGTACAAACTGCTGAAGGAGGTGACGCTGCTGCGGCTCCTGCGGCATCCCGGCATCGTGCAG ctgcacGGGCAGTGTTACGACAGCGGCGGGGAGCCTGAAGCCGGGGTTACTGCcgtgctggagctgggagcccCACTGGAGATGATCCAGCTTCTGCAGACCCCCTGGGAGGAAAGATTCAAA ATTTGCTTGGGCCTTGTGGAGCTGCTGTTTTACTTGGCACACTCCCCCCTGGGCTCAATAGTCCTCTTGGACTTCCAGCCGAGGCAGTTTGTTATGGTGGATGGGAACCTCAAAGTGACAGACATGGATGATGCCAGCACCGAGGAGCTGTCATGTGAGGAGGATAATGACTGCACACTTGACTTCCCCACAAGAAGCTTTCCTCTCCAGTGCTCTTCGGCTGGGAAGTGCGAAGGAATAAACGAGAAGAGGAATCTCTTCAATGCATATCG GTATTTTTTCACCTATCTTCTGCCACACTCTGCACCACCAACTTTGCAGCCTTTTTTGAGTGATATTCTGAATGCAACAG GTAAATTACGATATGGAATAAATGAAACCCTCAGAGCTTTTGAAAAGGTTTTACATCTGTACAAGACTGGGCTCTATCTGCAGAAAAGACCTATTCTTTTAAAAG ACTACATCTTCCTGAGGGGCTTCCGGACGGAGGAAGCAGAGGCCTACAAGTGCTGGCCTTCCTACAGCCACCTGGGCTGCCTGCTGTCTGTCCACAGCCCTGAGGAGGCCGCTGCCATTTGTAGCTCCCAACCACAGTGTCAGAGTTTCATCATCACCCAGCAAAGAACATGGACAG GACGCCCACTCGCctcatttcagagcagcccaACTGATTTAATACCGGATACTACTGCTGTAGTCTATATTAAACGATCGGCTTCCTTAGGGAGAAGACTTTAA
- the CYP46A1 gene encoding cholesterol 24-hydroxylase encodes MAVWGGLLLLLALLLLLLLAAVLYCCYVRRVHAAYDHIPSAPRESFIFGHLPIFWRMMKKKELLHDLFLQWSKKYGPIIRVNAFHRVSVLILSPEGVKEFLMSPEYPKDRLVYSRIFNLFGVRFLGNGLVTDRNYEHWHKQRKVMDPAFSRTYLIGVMETFNEKAEELMEKLEEKADGKTEFSMLTMMSRVTLDVIAKVAFGLELNALKDDRTPFPHAVTMIMKGMTEMRIPFVKYTPGKQKMIKEVRESVRLLRRVGKECIEKRREAIQSEKEMPTDILTQILKGDALEETRDDENILDNFITFFVAGHETTANQLSFTVMALSQHPEIMERVQAEVDEVLGAKRDIEYEDLGKLKYLSQVLKESMRLYPPVPGTVRWTGKETVIEGVRIPANTTLVFSTYIMGRMERYFKDPLSFNPDRFSKDAPKPYYSYFPFSLGPRSCIGQVFAQMEAKVVMAKLLQRFEFQLVPGQSFKLLDTGTLRPLDGVMCKLKPRSSPEGF; translated from the exons ATGGCGGTGTGGGgcgggctgctgctgctgctggcgctgctgctgctgctgctgctggcggcGGTGCTGTACTGCTGCTACGTGCGGCGCGTCCATGCCGCCTATGACCACATCCCCAGCGCCCCGCGCGAGAG ctttatATTTGGACATCTGCCAATCTTTTGgagaatgatgaagaaaaaggagTTGCTACATGATCTCTTTCTGCAGTG gTCAAAGAAATATGGACCTATTATACGGGTTAATGCCTTTCACAGAGTCTCAGTACTGATTTTGAGTCCTGAAGGAGTGAAG gAGTTCTTGATGTCACCAGAGTACCCAAAGGACCGCCTGGTGTACAGCCGTATCTTCAACCTGTTCGGTGTGAG GTTTTTGGGGAACGGCTTGGTGACTGATCGCAACTATGAGCATTGGCACAAGCAGCGGAAGGTGATGGATCCGGCTTTCAGCAGAAC CTACCTGATTGGTGTGATGGAAACTTTTAATGAGAaggcagaggagctgatggagaaACTAGAGGAAAAGGCAGATGGAAAGACAGAATTTAGCATGCTGACGATGATGAGCCGGGTGACTTTGGATGTCATTGCAAAG GTGGCCTTTGGCTTGGAGTTGAATGCACTAAAGGATGACCGGACGCCATTCCCACATGCTGTGACCATGATCATGAAGGGAATGACTGAGATGCGCATCCCCTTTGTGAAG TACACgccaggaaagcagaaaatgataAAGGAGGTTCGGGAGAGCGTGCGGCTGCTGCGGCGTGTGGGCAAGGAATGCATTGAGAAGAGGAGGGAAGCCATTCAGAGTGAGAAGGAAATGCCAACGGATATTCTTACACAGATACTGAAAGGAGATG CTCTGGAGGAAACTAGAGATGATGAAAACATTCTGGACAACTTTATCACTTTCTTCGTTGCGG GTCATGAAACCACTGCCAATCAGTTGTCATTTACAGTAATGGCACTGTCTCAGCATCCTGAAATAATGGAAAG AGTTCAAGCTGAAGTGGATGAAGTCCTTGGTGCTAAGAGAGACATTGAGTATGAGGATCTCGGCAAACTGAAGTATTTATCACAG GTTCTGAAGGAATCAATGCGTCTGTACCCACCTGTGCCAGGGACAGTACGCTGGACAGGGAAGGAGACTGTCATTGAAGGTGTCAGGATTCCTGCGAACACAACACTAGTT TTCAGCACATATATCATGGGGCGGATGGAAAGGTACTTCAAGGATCCACTCTCTTTCAATCCAGACCGATTTAGCAAAGATGCGCCTAA GCCATATTActcttattttccattctcACTGGGACCCCGCTCCTGTATTGGGCAGGTGTTTGCACAG ATGGAGGCTAAAGTGGTGATGGCAAAATTGCTGCAGAGGTTCGAGTTCCAACTCGTACCAGGACAGAGTTTTAAACTCTTGGACACTGGAACCCTTAGGCCACTAGATGGAGTAATGTGTAAGTTAAAGCCGAGGAGCTCTCCTGAAGGTTTTTAG